Proteins co-encoded in one Setaria viridis chromosome 9, Setaria_viridis_v4.0, whole genome shotgun sequence genomic window:
- the LOC117838601 gene encoding F-box/kelch-repeat protein SKIP11 encodes MDLCDKREDMALQDGDSCLAPRPLRGGCEMESPWAEGLLQGGGRKRSAPEESEDDVQEIDEVDCGGKRSKPPSPQPHTPDIREAHAPGRRRTVAAGGGDQSNGGGDLIGEIGRDLSINCLLRLSRSEYGSVASLNRDFRSLVRGGEIYRLRRQNNISEHWVYFSCNVLEWDAYDPYRERWISVPKMPPDECFMCSDKESLAVGTELLVFGMAHIVFRYSILTNSWTRGEVMNSPRCLFGSASVGEKAYVAGGTDSLGRILSSAELYNSETHTWTPLPSMNRARKNCSGVFMDGKFYVIGGVTNNNMILTCGEEYDVQSKSWRVIENMSVGLNGVSGAPPLISVVKNELYAADYSEKDVKKYDKQNNKWVTLGKLPERSVSMNGWGLAFRACGERLIVIGGPRTSVGGMIELNSWIPDDKPPVWNLIARRPSGNFVYNCAVMGC; translated from the coding sequence ATGGATCTCTGCGACAAGAGAGAGGACATGGCGCTGCAAGACGGAGACTCTTGCCTCGCGCCCCGCCCTTTGCGCGGCGGCTGCGAGATGGAGTCGCCGTGGGCGGAGGGCCTCCTCCAAGGCGGCGGCCGGAAGCGCAGCGCGCCGGAGGAGTCCGAGGACGATGTCCAGGAAATAGATGAGGTGGATTGCGGCGGCAAGCGGAGCAAGCCACCGTCGCCGCAGCCGCACACACCGGACATCCGTGAGGCTCatgcccccggccgccgccgcaccgtggcggccggtggcggcgaccAAAGCAACGGCGGGGGTGACCTCATAGGAGAAATCGGTCGGGACCTGTCCATCAACTGCCTTCTCCGGCTATCCCGGTCGGAATATGGCTCGGTGGCATCGCTGAACCGGGATTTCCGGTCTCTGGTGCGTGGAGGGGAGATCTACAGGCTGCGGCGGCAGAATAACATCTCTGAGCATTGGGTGTACTTCTCCTGTAATGTTCTGGAGTGGGATGCATATGACCCTTACCGGGAGCGCTGGATCTCGGTGCCCAAGATGCCACCTGACGAGTGTTTCATGTGCTCGGACAAGGAGTCTTTGGCTGTGGGCACCGAGCTGCTCGTGTTTGGGATGGCGCACATTGTCTTCAGATACAGCATACTGACAAACTCTTGGACACGAGGCGAGGTGATGAATTCGCCGAGGTGTCTGTTTGGGTCAGCAAGCGTAGGAGAGAAGGCATATGTTGCTGGTGGCACTGATTCTCTTGGCAGGATCCTCAGCTCAGCAGAATTGTACAACTCCGAAACACATACTTGGACACCCCTTCCTAGCATGAACAGGGCACGGAAAAATTGCTCTGGGGTGTTCATGGATGGCAAGTTTTATGTGATTGGTGGTGTGACCAATAACAACATGATCCTGACCTGCGGTGAAGAGTATGATGTGCAGAGCAAGTCTTGGAGGGTTATCGAGAATATGTCTGTCGGTCTAAATGGAGTGAGTGGTGCACCCCCACTTATTTCAGTGGTGAAGAATGAGCTGTACGCCGCTGATTACagtgagaaggatgtgaaaaagtatgacaagcagaacAATAAGTGGGTCACTCTTGGTAAATTGCCCGAGCGATCTGTGTCCATGAATGGCTGGGGTCTTGCATTCAGGGCATGTGGTGAGAGGCTGATCGTCATTGGTGGACCAAGAACTTCTGTTGGGGGCATGATTGAGCTTAACTCATGGATTCCGGATGACAAGCCACCTGTGTGGAATTTGATTGCCAGACGGCCATCTGGGAATTTTGTGTATAATTGCGCTGTGATGGGCTGCTGA